Proteins from a single region of Chryseobacterium sp. T16E-39:
- the sppA gene encoding signal peptide peptidase SppA, translated as MKSFFKNVLANIVAIVILCAVFFVFFIIMLVFSSMSSDKSVVVKKNSVLTINLKTNIIDSPTEEQTGLFNINNQNKSILIYEALEAIEKAKTDDNIKGISIEADDLNAGITQIDDLRNAIQDFKKSGKFVYAYGNAASQSSYYLGSVADKYFLNPSGGIELKGLATEVTFFKDFAEKYGIGIEVIRHGKFKSAVEPFLRNDISPENKEQLSTLLNDIWKNTSTKIANSRKIDTLQFRTIVDSLYGMIPEQSLKYRLADKLIQKTEYDELIKSKLSLKDKDKLNKISLGKYINSYSDDDQSGDKVAVLYASGSINNGDGYNEIYSEKYVKYIKELQENDKVKAVVFRINSPGGSANASDEILFELQQLKMKKPLVVSFGDYAASGGYYIAMAADKIYSEPNTLTGSIGVFGVIPYYKDIANKNGIRSDIVATNANSQYYSGLNGVTPYGVNMITKSVEGTYKRFVHFVTKNRKQTFDQIDSVGGGRVWSGTRAKKIGLVDDLGTLNDAVKFAAQKAGLKSYNVASYPKKMSAFEQIFKDLNEDDISARVIKSKIGKANYEILQQITDEKLRSEVKMEMPYQIKIN; from the coding sequence ATGAAAAGTTTTTTTAAAAATGTTTTAGCAAATATAGTGGCAATTGTCATACTATGTGCTGTATTTTTCGTCTTTTTTATTATTATGCTGGTATTTAGTTCTATGAGTAGTGATAAATCGGTAGTAGTGAAAAAGAATTCAGTTTTAACGATAAATTTAAAAACTAATATAATTGATAGTCCTACGGAAGAACAAACGGGTCTGTTTAATATAAATAACCAGAATAAAAGTATTTTAATATATGAAGCGTTGGAAGCTATTGAAAAGGCAAAAACGGATGATAATATTAAAGGGATCAGTATCGAGGCTGATGATCTTAATGCAGGGATTACACAAATTGATGATTTAAGAAACGCGATACAGGATTTTAAGAAAAGTGGCAAATTTGTTTATGCTTATGGAAATGCTGCATCACAATCCTCTTATTATTTAGGATCTGTTGCGGATAAATACTTTCTTAATCCATCGGGAGGAATTGAACTGAAAGGTCTGGCCACAGAAGTTACTTTCTTTAAAGATTTTGCAGAAAAATATGGAATTGGGATTGAAGTGATTCGTCATGGTAAATTCAAGTCTGCAGTAGAGCCCTTTTTAAGAAATGATATTTCTCCTGAAAATAAAGAGCAGCTAAGTACTCTTTTAAATGATATCTGGAAAAATACATCAACGAAAATTGCAAATTCAAGAAAAATTGATACGCTGCAGTTCAGAACTATTGTGGATAGTTTATATGGAATGATCCCGGAGCAAAGTCTGAAATATAGACTTGCGGATAAACTGATTCAGAAAACTGAATATGATGAATTGATCAAGTCTAAGCTGAGTTTAAAGGATAAAGATAAATTGAATAAGATTTCATTAGGGAAGTATATCAATTCTTATTCGGATGATGATCAATCTGGGGATAAGGTAGCTGTACTATATGCATCAGGATCTATTAACAATGGAGATGGTTATAATGAAATCTATTCTGAAAAGTATGTAAAGTATATTAAAGAACTTCAGGAGAACGATAAAGTAAAAGCGGTAGTTTTCAGAATTAATTCACCAGGGGGAAGTGCTAATGCTTCAGATGAGATCCTGTTTGAACTTCAGCAGTTAAAAATGAAGAAACCTCTTGTTGTTTCTTTTGGTGACTATGCTGCATCAGGTGGTTATTATATTGCAATGGCAGCAGATAAGATCTATTCAGAGCCTAATACCCTGACCGGTTCTATCGGAGTTTTCGGTGTAATTCCTTATTATAAAGATATTGCCAATAAAAATGGGATCCGCTCAGATATTGTCGCTACGAATGCGAACTCACAATATTACTCGGGACTGAATGGGGTAACCCCGTATGGAGTAAATATGATTACAAAAAGTGTTGAAGGGACTTATAAAAGATTTGTCCATTTTGTAACAAAAAACAGAAAACAGACTTTTGATCAGATTGATAGTGTAGGAGGTGGAAGAGTATGGAGTGGAACACGTGCTAAAAAAATTGGCTTGGTAGATGATTTGGGAACATTAAATGATGCAGTGAAATTTGCAGCACAGAAAGCAGGATTGAAGTCTTATAATGTAGCTTCTTATCCTAAAAAGATGTCTGCATTTGAACAAATCTTTAAAGATCTTAATGAAGATGATATTTCAGCGAGAGTTATAAAGAGTAAGATAGGAAAGGCAAATTATGAGATCCTGCAACAAATCACTGATGAGAAGTTAAGATCTGAGGTGAAAATGGAAATGCCTTATCAAATAAAGATCAACTAA
- the folK gene encoding 2-amino-4-hydroxy-6-hydroxymethyldihydropteridine diphosphokinase, giving the protein MSQHKVVLLLGSNLGDGKKNIEHALEMLKSGGIEMLNISIFLTSEPVEFVSSNIFCNIATIISTHLSPIQLLDFVKSIEFEMGRINDSKDLGGYSDRIIDIDIVKYGELKFISERLKLPHIKHLFERDFSRILLKDLSNKT; this is encoded by the coding sequence ATGTCGCAGCATAAGGTGGTTTTGTTACTAGGGAGTAACCTTGGGGATGGAAAAAAAAATATAGAACATGCTCTTGAAATGTTAAAATCAGGTGGAATTGAAATGTTAAATATTAGCATTTTTTTAACATCTGAACCCGTAGAGTTTGTTAGTTCTAATATTTTTTGTAATATTGCAACAATAATATCTACACATCTTTCGCCTATTCAACTGCTTGATTTTGTTAAAAGTATTGAATTTGAAATGGGAAGAATTAACGATTCAAAAGATTTAGGAGGTTATAGTGACCGCATCATTGACATTGATATTGTTAAGTATGGTGAATTAAAATTTATATCAGAAAGGTTGAAACTCCCTCATATAAAACATCTTTTTGAAAGGGATTTTTCTAGAATATTATTAAAAGATTTATCAAATAAAACATAA
- a CDS encoding flagellar motor protein MotB: protein MKLGLLLLAALPIATYAQDSTTVNSSDKYPNTFSSGSANVQPFDNKARRFNDWSISVGGGAAFMSHADLTSFYDGKINWGYNAYISLDKQISHVFGVSLIYQRGETNQKAKLDGAAGAAAGVGVANTRYDQVALMGDINFSNLLRRVDNHSPYRWAFHGYGGIGVMGYNTSLHDNNEFRWSNAPRRVPLFIKQDFDINSIFYQFGLGLKYNVSKLIDIEARTMYIISGDDEFDGGGNAGPADYDPASKVSKYNMINKSRSDNMWTVNLGVSFKLGKHMSHLAWHDPLQEAYYRTAELEKATTDLVVCEKGDNDNDGVCDDWDRELNTPAGARVDGAGVALDMDLDGVIDLYDKCVTVPGPVENNGCPTGK from the coding sequence ATGAAATTAGGTTTATTATTATTGGCCGCGCTGCCTATTGCTACTTATGCTCAGGACAGTACTACAGTAAATTCGTCGGACAAGTACCCTAATACATTCTCTTCGGGTTCCGCTAATGTTCAGCCTTTTGATAATAAGGCAAGAAGATTTAACGATTGGTCTATTTCAGTCGGTGGTGGTGCTGCATTTATGTCACATGCAGATCTTACTTCATTTTATGATGGAAAGATCAATTGGGGCTATAATGCATATATCAGTTTGGATAAACAGATCTCACACGTTTTCGGAGTTAGCCTTATCTACCAAAGAGGAGAAACTAATCAAAAAGCGAAATTGGACGGTGCCGCTGGTGCTGCTGCAGGTGTAGGTGTAGCCAACACGAGATATGACCAAGTAGCTTTAATGGGTGACATTAATTTCTCAAATCTATTAAGACGAGTTGACAATCATTCTCCATACAGATGGGCATTCCATGGTTATGGGGGAATTGGTGTTATGGGATACAATACATCTCTACACGACAACAACGAGTTCAGATGGAGTAATGCTCCAAGAAGAGTTCCTTTATTTATCAAACAAGATTTTGACATTAACTCAATTTTCTACCAATTCGGATTGGGTCTGAAGTATAATGTTTCAAAACTTATTGATATTGAAGCCAGAACAATGTATATCATAAGTGGTGATGATGAATTTGATGGTGGAGGAAATGCAGGTCCAGCTGATTATGATCCTGCTTCTAAAGTTTCAAAGTATAATATGATCAATAAATCAAGATCTGATAATATGTGGACCGTTAACTTAGGGGTATCCTTTAAGTTAGGAAAGCATATGTCTCATTTAGCTTGGCATGATCCATTACAAGAAGCTTATTACAGAACGGCTGAACTTGAGAAAGCTACGACTGATCTTGTAGTTTGTGAAAAAGGAGACAACGATAACGACGGAGTTTGTGACGATTGGGACAGAGAACTTAATACTCCTGCTGGGGCAAGAGTAGATGGTGCTGGTGTCGCTTTAGACATGGACCTTGATGGTGTTATTGACTTGTATGATAAATGTGTTACAGTTCCAGGACCAGTCGAAAACAATGGCTGCCCAACAGGGAAGTAA
- a CDS encoding OmpA family protein: protein MKLSLAIVALALAVPTASFAQDSTAVSKGEYPNTFSSGSANVSPFTQKSKRFNDWAISFGAGVPLVQSADLTSIKNGNGKNLFGYSAYVSIDKAITHAFGINLQYDRGETRQGFFNSKNSAPTDLAVGDRLGARTQYDAISILGDVNFSNLLRRVDNHSTYRWALHGYAGIGTLAYRAYLKDASNNQRLMTEIKPFKFNSLFGQAGAGLKFKVNRNLDIEGRVMYVVTGDDEFDGGGAPYSAINQREEGTSDNFFNATLGVSLKLGKHESHLMWHDPLQEIYYKLDVLANKNQDIEVCKKGDADNDGVCDDWDRQLDTPAGARVDGAGVALDTDLDGVIDLYDKCVTVPGPVENNGCPTATTGPVKEEERTLEGIEFDLNSDRILPSNTPILNNAVTYINSSTGSYTVVGATDTRGTDAYNKKLSERRANNVKNYLIKNGVQTGKLNAVGKGEKDLKYPECEPATKCPEWKNRANRRVYFEAK from the coding sequence ATGAAATTAAGTTTAGCAATTGTAGCATTAGCATTAGCTGTACCTACAGCTTCTTTTGCACAAGACTCAACGGCAGTTTCAAAAGGAGAATATCCTAATACATTTTCTTCAGGTTCTGCCAATGTTTCCCCTTTTACTCAAAAATCAAAAAGATTTAATGACTGGGCAATTTCATTTGGTGCCGGTGTACCATTAGTACAGTCTGCAGATTTAACATCCATAAAAAATGGTAATGGTAAAAATCTTTTTGGATATTCTGCTTATGTGAGTATTGATAAAGCAATTACACATGCTTTTGGTATTAATTTGCAGTATGACAGAGGAGAAACCAGACAAGGATTCTTCAACTCCAAAAATTCTGCTCCAACTGATTTAGCTGTAGGAGACAGACTTGGTGCAAGAACTCAATATGATGCAATCTCTATCTTAGGGGATGTAAATTTCTCTAATTTATTAAGAAGAGTAGATAATCACTCAACTTACAGATGGGCACTTCACGGTTATGCTGGTATCGGTACTTTAGCGTACAGAGCATATTTGAAAGACGCTTCGAACAATCAAAGATTAATGACTGAAATTAAGCCTTTCAAATTTAATTCTTTATTCGGTCAGGCGGGTGCAGGTCTTAAGTTCAAGGTGAACAGAAACCTTGATATTGAAGGTAGAGTAATGTATGTCGTTACAGGTGATGATGAATTTGATGGTGGAGGTGCACCATATAGTGCAATCAACCAAAGAGAGGAGGGTACATCTGACAACTTCTTCAACGCTACTTTAGGGGTTTCTTTAAAGTTAGGAAAACACGAATCTCACTTAATGTGGCATGACCCATTACAGGAGATCTATTATAAATTAGATGTTTTGGCTAATAAAAACCAGGATATCGAAGTTTGTAAAAAAGGAGATGCTGATAACGACGGAGTTTGTGACGATTGGGACAGACAACTTGATACTCCTGCCGGTGCAAGAGTTGACGGTGCTGGTGTTGCCCTTGATACAGACCTTGATGGTGTAATTGACCTTTACGATAAGTGTGTTACTGTTCCTGGACCTGTTGAGAACAATGGTTGTCCTACAGCTACTACAGGACCAGTAAAAGAAGAAGAAAGAACTTTGGAAGGAATTGAATTCGATTTAAATTCTGACAGAATCTTACCTTCAAATACTCCTATCCTTAATAACGCAGTTACTTACATCAATTCTTCAACAGGTTCTTATACTGTAGTTGGAGCAACTGATACAAGAGGAACTGATGCTTATAACAAAAAACTATCTGAAAGAAGAGCTAATAATGTTAAGAATTACTTAATTAAAAATGGTGTTCAGACAGGTAAATTAAACGCTGTAGGTAAAGGAGAAAAAGATCTTAAATACCCTGAGTGTGAACCAGCTACTAAATGTCCTGAATGGAAAAACAGAGCAAATAGAAGAGTTTACTTCGAGGCTAAATAA
- a CDS encoding ATP-dependent DNA helicase RecQ produces the protein MISPNDFDQLKYKTLKYFWGYDSFRDSQEEIINSIINEKDTLVLLPTGAGKSLCYQLPALFREGVCLVISPLLALMKDQVNQLKFRGIEAEYLSSELDDYDAEVIYNRCKDGLTKLLYISPERLTNRQFLQNIEEIQLSFIAVDEAHCISEWGQDFRPSYQNIKDFRKNNPNIPCLALTATATPKVLEEIKTKLELKNPAVFQKSFKRENIRIFTEEVSNKYQRVFDILKYNKSSGIIYVRTRKEAELLTEFLHKNQLKNVDYFHAGLTTKEKNAKQNLWNTSSNYVLISTNAFGMGIDKDNVRFVIHYSPSPSLENYYQEIGRAGRDGLDSFAFLLWNKQEIANFEQILKNQIPNKGEFLKIITYLYSIFQVAEHELPEKVFQLNINGIQNFTKLSTAKIKNVLNFLHNQEIIYHNDNKSLSSLELLMQADEIEQLPKKDAHFIELMLRTVSGITTHKVMFSEQAVSAKIGVGIPLIKERLKELQQKNYLEYVDGALSSIKFLKPRDERTISGAYWKLFEHIQRNKIQKWEEMKFYVENNEYCKMKLILSYFGEKNAKTCGQCSVCEKNKQTIFGKNISIQLISLLAQKPSTIEELSIQLSYHSKENILENLIFLLDSGKVKMLNFRTYTLS, from the coding sequence ATGATTTCTCCCAACGATTTTGACCAGTTAAAGTATAAAACCCTGAAGTATTTTTGGGGATATGATAGTTTCAGAGATTCTCAGGAAGAAATTATTAATTCTATTATCAATGAAAAAGATACATTGGTACTGCTTCCTACCGGAGCGGGAAAATCTTTATGCTATCAGCTGCCTGCCTTATTCAGAGAAGGTGTATGTCTAGTCATCTCTCCTTTACTGGCCTTAATGAAAGATCAGGTGAATCAGCTTAAATTTAGAGGAATTGAGGCTGAATATTTATCTTCTGAACTTGATGATTATGATGCAGAAGTAATTTATAACCGATGTAAGGATGGTCTAACCAAATTACTGTATATTTCTCCAGAAAGATTAACCAACAGACAGTTCCTTCAGAATATTGAAGAAATTCAGCTTTCCTTCATTGCTGTAGATGAGGCACATTGTATATCAGAATGGGGACAGGATTTCCGTCCAAGCTATCAGAACATAAAGGATTTCAGAAAAAACAATCCTAATATTCCCTGCTTAGCCCTTACAGCCACTGCTACCCCAAAAGTACTGGAAGAGATAAAAACAAAACTGGAATTAAAGAATCCAGCTGTTTTTCAAAAAAGTTTTAAGAGGGAGAATATCAGAATCTTTACTGAAGAAGTTTCTAATAAATATCAACGTGTTTTTGACATCCTGAAATACAATAAGAGTTCAGGAATTATATATGTCCGCACCCGGAAAGAAGCAGAATTGCTTACCGAATTTTTGCATAAAAATCAACTTAAGAATGTTGATTATTTCCACGCCGGGCTTACCACAAAGGAAAAGAATGCAAAACAGAACCTATGGAATACAAGTAGCAATTACGTTCTGATCTCCACCAATGCCTTTGGTATGGGTATCGATAAAGATAATGTTCGATTTGTTATCCACTATTCACCTTCTCCATCATTGGAAAATTACTATCAGGAGATTGGAAGAGCAGGAAGAGATGGGCTGGATAGTTTTGCTTTTCTACTTTGGAACAAGCAGGAGATCGCTAATTTTGAACAAATTTTAAAAAATCAAATACCAAACAAAGGTGAGTTTCTGAAGATCATCACTTACCTCTACTCTATTTTCCAGGTTGCAGAACACGAGCTTCCGGAAAAAGTATTTCAACTGAACATCAATGGCATCCAGAATTTCACAAAACTATCTACAGCCAAGATAAAAAATGTGCTTAACTTTTTACATAATCAGGAAATCATTTATCACAACGATAACAAGAGTCTTTCATCACTTGAATTATTAATGCAGGCAGATGAAATAGAACAGCTTCCAAAAAAAGATGCCCATTTTATTGAACTTATGCTTCGTACTGTTTCAGGAATCACTACACACAAAGTGATGTTCAGCGAACAGGCTGTAAGTGCTAAAATCGGAGTGGGAATCCCACTGATCAAAGAACGGCTTAAGGAACTTCAGCAAAAGAATTACCTTGAATATGTAGATGGTGCCTTATCAAGCATCAAGTTTCTAAAACCAAGGGATGAGAGAACGATCAGCGGTGCTTACTGGAAATTATTTGAACATATTCAAAGAAACAAAATTCAGAAGTGGGAAGAAATGAAGTTTTATGTTGAAAACAATGAATATTGTAAGATGAAGCTTATTCTATCTTATTTTGGTGAAAAAAACGCTAAAACCTGTGGGCAATGTTCGGTCTGTGAAAAAAACAAGCAAACCATTTTTGGAAAAAATATTTCTATACAGCTCATTTCATTATTAGCTCAAAAACCTTCTACTATTGAAGAGCTTTCTATACAGCTAAGCTACCATTCAAAGGAAAACATATTAGAAAACCTGATCTTTCTTCTGGACTCCGGAAAGGTAAAAATGTTGAATTTCAGGACATATACTTTGTCGTAA
- the fmt gene encoding methionyl-tRNA formyltransferase has product MKSLKVVFLGTPEFAKTALEAIHQSHHQVVGVITVADKASGRGQKIHQSPVKIYADENNLAVFQPEKLRNPEFLQQIKSLDADVFVVVAFRMMPKVLFEMPKIGTFNLHASLLPDYRGAAPINYAVINGEEKTGVTTFFINEKIDEGNILLQEELQILPDENAGSLHDRLMEIGSKLIVSTLNGLAEDSIKERPQPQVEQPKNAFKIFKEDTKINWHAPSKVIHQFILGMSPYPAAFTTLKIGEEDKGLKVFGGKFEITNHDKIPGTLVISKNTFKIYTQDGIYEPLELQLEGKKRMNIKDFLNGFRNFDEIKMA; this is encoded by the coding sequence ATGAAATCATTGAAAGTCGTTTTTTTAGGCACTCCTGAATTTGCAAAAACTGCATTAGAAGCTATTCATCAATCTCATCATCAGGTGGTAGGTGTAATCACCGTTGCTGATAAAGCAAGCGGACGTGGTCAAAAGATTCATCAGTCACCTGTAAAAATATATGCAGATGAGAATAATCTTGCTGTCTTTCAACCTGAAAAATTGAGAAATCCTGAATTTTTGCAACAGATCAAAAGTCTGGACGCTGATGTTTTTGTAGTGGTTGCTTTCAGAATGATGCCTAAAGTCCTTTTTGAAATGCCCAAAATAGGAACATTTAACCTCCATGCTTCTCTCCTTCCCGACTACAGAGGTGCTGCACCTATAAACTATGCTGTAATCAATGGTGAAGAAAAAACAGGGGTAACCACCTTTTTCATCAATGAAAAAATAGATGAGGGAAATATTTTGCTTCAGGAAGAATTACAGATATTACCGGACGAGAATGCCGGAAGTCTTCACGACCGATTAATGGAAATAGGCTCAAAGCTCATTGTAAGTACACTGAATGGTCTTGCTGAAGACTCTATTAAAGAAAGACCTCAGCCACAGGTTGAACAGCCTAAAAATGCCTTTAAAATATTCAAAGAAGATACTAAAATCAACTGGCACGCTCCATCGAAGGTGATCCACCAGTTTATTCTTGGAATGTCCCCATATCCTGCTGCTTTTACAACATTAAAAATTGGTGAAGAAGACAAGGGATTAAAAGTATTTGGAGGGAAATTCGAGATTACGAATCATGATAAAATTCCCGGAACGTTAGTTATATCTAAAAACACCTTCAAAATTTATACTCAAGATGGAATCTATGAGCCTTTAGAGCTTCAACTGGAGGGTAAAAAGAGAATGAATATTAAAGATTTCCTGAACGGTTTCAGAAACTTTGACGAAATAAAAATGGCTTGA
- the ribB gene encoding 3,4-dihydroxy-2-butanone-4-phosphate synthase — protein MSDIKLNTIPEAIDDLKNGKIIIVVDDENRENEGDFLCAAELTTPELINFMAVHGRGLICMPLPEKRCDELGLDIMVSRSSDPKETAFTVSVDLLGNGTSTGISAGDRAKTILALMDEKSKPTDFMRPGHIFPLRAKKGGVLKRAGHTEAAIDLTHLAGLKEGGVICEIMNEDGTMSRLPDLYAFAQKHDMKIVSIEDLIHYQLKKGNLVDRIEERKVKTHYGEFDFYAFRETSNEQIHFVLTKGSWTVDEPVLVRVQSSDSYFDVLTRLNNGETPLLEKVTNMINEEGKGVIIFINNVSNSENTLKKLQQFLDYQAGQQQHPTLAYNYRDYGIGTQILKNLGINKFKVLTQNPDVKPQVGGYDVEVTEMVKL, from the coding sequence ATGTCTGATATTAAATTAAATACTATTCCTGAGGCTATTGATGACCTTAAAAATGGTAAAATAATCATAGTAGTAGATGATGAGAACAGAGAAAATGAAGGAGATTTTCTATGTGCTGCTGAGCTTACAACTCCTGAACTGATCAATTTCATGGCAGTACATGGAAGAGGGCTTATCTGTATGCCACTTCCTGAAAAGAGATGTGATGAACTGGGTCTGGATATTATGGTAAGCAGAAGCAGTGATCCAAAAGAAACAGCTTTTACAGTTTCTGTTGACTTATTAGGAAACGGAACTTCTACCGGTATTTCTGCAGGTGACAGAGCGAAAACGATTCTTGCTTTAATGGATGAAAAATCCAAGCCTACTGATTTTATGAGACCCGGACATATTTTTCCGCTTCGTGCAAAGAAAGGAGGGGTGCTAAAAAGAGCAGGACACACAGAAGCTGCTATTGATCTTACACATTTAGCAGGATTGAAAGAAGGTGGTGTTATCTGCGAAATTATGAATGAAGATGGTACGATGTCCCGTCTTCCTGATTTGTATGCATTTGCTCAGAAGCATGATATGAAAATCGTTTCCATCGAGGATCTTATTCATTATCAGCTTAAAAAAGGAAATCTTGTTGACCGTATCGAAGAAAGAAAAGTGAAAACTCATTATGGAGAATTTGATTTTTATGCTTTCAGAGAAACATCGAATGAGCAGATTCATTTTGTACTGACAAAAGGATCATGGACAGTTGATGAACCTGTATTGGTAAGAGTTCAGTCTTCTGACTCTTATTTCGATGTATTGACAAGATTAAACAATGGTGAAACTCCTCTATTGGAGAAGGTTACCAATATGATCAACGAAGAAGGAAAAGGAGTTATTATCTTTATTAATAATGTTTCCAATTCTGAAAATACATTGAAAAAATTACAACAATTCCTTGACTATCAGGCTGGACAACAACAGCATCCTACCTTAGCTTATAATTATAGAGATTATGGTATTGGAACTCAAATTTTGAAAAACCTGGGAATTAATAAATTCAAAGTTCTGACTCAAAATCCAGATGTTAAACCTCAGGTTGGAGGATATGATGTGGAAGTGACTGAAATGGTAAAATTGTAG
- a CDS encoding LLM class flavin-dependent oxidoreductase: protein MKNFEISVLDLAPVKQGKSIHDTFQDSLSLANYTEGLDYKRFWLAEHHNMASIASSATSVLIGFIANGTKKIRVGSGGIMLPNHSSLVIAEQFGTLESLFPNRIDLGVGRAPGTDGITAQALGRNPAIINEQFPRQILELQKYFSKENSESLVRAIPGEGLDIPLYVLGSSTDSAWLAAELGLPYAFAGHFAPEQMEMAFNIYREHFEPSKQPDKPYILACVNGAAAETSEEAHQLSTTLFQAFLNIIRNDRKPFAPPVADMDDIWSPMEKAAVLQKLRYSFIGDQSEIEEKLKSFQERFNVDELIINSHIYDHQKRLDSYGIFRKAKDSLIKA, encoded by the coding sequence ATGAAAAATTTTGAAATATCTGTTTTAGATCTTGCACCAGTAAAGCAGGGAAAAAGTATCCATGATACTTTTCAGGACAGCTTGTCTTTAGCAAATTATACGGAAGGTCTTGATTACAAAAGATTCTGGCTTGCTGAACATCATAATATGGCGAGTATTGCCAGCTCTGCAACTTCAGTCCTTATAGGTTTTATTGCTAATGGCACGAAAAAGATAAGAGTAGGTTCAGGAGGAATTATGCTTCCTAATCATAGTTCTCTGGTCATTGCAGAACAATTTGGAACCCTGGAGTCTCTATTTCCCAATAGAATAGACCTCGGTGTAGGAAGAGCTCCTGGAACGGACGGTATTACTGCTCAGGCATTAGGAAGAAATCCTGCAATTATTAACGAACAGTTTCCAAGACAGATCTTAGAATTACAAAAATATTTTTCTAAAGAAAATTCCGAATCTTTGGTTCGAGCGATTCCTGGTGAAGGATTGGATATTCCGTTGTACGTTCTTGGATCCAGTACGGACAGTGCTTGGCTTGCTGCGGAATTAGGACTTCCTTATGCTTTTGCAGGACATTTTGCACCTGAGCAAATGGAAATGGCTTTCAATATTTACAGAGAGCATTTCGAGCCGTCCAAACAACCGGATAAGCCATACATTCTGGCCTGTGTAAATGGGGCTGCTGCTGAAACTTCAGAAGAAGCTCACCAGCTTTCCACGACATTGTTTCAGGCATTCCTTAATATTATCAGAAATGATAGAAAACCTTTTGCTCCACCAGTTGCGGATATGGATGATATCTGGTCCCCAATGGAAAAAGCTGCCGTATTGCAGAAACTGAGATACAGTTTTATCGGAGATCAATCAGAAATAGAAGAAAAATTAAAGAGCTTTCAGGAAAGGTTTAATGTAGACGAGCTGATCATTAATTCTCATATTTATGATCATCAGAAAAGACTTGATTCTTATGGAATTTTCAGAAAAGCTAAAGACTCTTTAATCAAAGCCTAA
- a CDS encoding M12 family metallopeptidase: MNKKLNDLLFQKIPGKRTVLVGFIIAAVLTSCSKNNEDITTEAQTAALKSANIKKGQLGGQEITYERRDGMNFFQGDIVLSDKQLAEGNSLNKGGAALSRWPARKIYYTVASNMGSINVNKITTAVNEYNNKTNTQWIPRTNQTNYVEFIFGSSSGYDGWAHIGFQGGKQNISLDQNISVASVIHEMGHTVGLYHEHCRKDRDQYVSIQWNNIQDGQAYNFNIYNSGTDIGAFNINSVMMYWPTSYSKNGLPTIKKADNTNFTYNRTGFTTGDINTINAMYP; encoded by the coding sequence ATGAACAAAAAATTAAATGATCTGCTTTTCCAGAAAATACCGGGAAAAAGAACAGTCCTTGTAGGATTTATTATTGCTGCTGTGCTAACATCTTGCAGTAAAAATAATGAAGACATTACAACAGAAGCCCAGACAGCTGCCCTTAAATCTGCAAATATTAAAAAGGGACAATTAGGTGGCCAGGAAATTACGTACGAGAGAAGGGATGGAATGAACTTTTTCCAAGGAGATATCGTACTTTCAGATAAACAGCTCGCAGAAGGCAATTCATTAAACAAAGGAGGGGCCGCCCTTTCAAGATGGCCGGCACGTAAAATTTATTATACCGTTGCCAGCAACATGGGTTCTATCAACGTCAATAAAATCACAACCGCTGTTAACGAATACAATAACAAAACCAATACTCAATGGATCCCTCGTACCAATCAAACCAATTATGTTGAATTTATTTTTGGAAGTTCATCCGGATATGACGGATGGGCTCATATAGGTTTCCAAGGCGGAAAGCAGAATATTTCTTTGGATCAGAATATTTCTGTAGCATCGGTAATTCATGAAATGGGCCACACCGTAGGTCTTTATCACGAACATTGCCGTAAAGACAGAGATCAATATGTAAGTATCCAGTGGAATAATATCCAGGATGGACAGGCCTATAATTTCAACATCTATAATTCAGGAACTGATATAGGTGCTTTCAATATTAATTCGGTGATGATGTACTGGCCGACCTCTTATTCTAAAAATGGCCTTCCTACGATCAAAAAAGCAGACAACACTAACTTCACATACAATAGAACCGGCTTCACAACTGGAGATATCAATACCATCAATGCGATGTATCCTTAG